Proteins encoded within one genomic window of Granulicella pectinivorans:
- a CDS encoding DUF1800 domain-containing protein gives MSPRDREGKMRSFVEVALTNKGVWVARLSMCGLASLGLAGCSGSSGSSSSTPTSSAVTVSVSGASSVRLGSTVQFVATVTNTTNSAVTWKVNGVAGGAAATGTISTAGVYTPPLSLPGTNPVTISAASVASPTASGSVSEAIWNPVPSVTAGTATQTSPGTSYLLDVVGANFASGATIQINGAAVMTTYVSPTELQAGITLTAGAATVPVTVVNPDPGSSSSATVQASVTSVAASLTAAARLLDQATFGPTLADIQHVQTVGIGAYLTEQFNTAPTLLPALSLAPKAICTATNLTPCEQSEWWQAALTGPDQLRQRVALALAEIFVVSTNSVNAQSVVTYQNMLATDAFSNFATIMKDVTVSTAMGGYLNMLQSNKPGNGQIANENFAREEMQLFSVGLNLLNQDGTPQLDSTGNPIPTYTEAQVQAFARAYTGWTYATAAGGVPTKFPNNTANYALPMVAVESAHDTTAKMLLNGTVLSAGGTSQQDLTGALANLFSHPNVGPFVCRQLIQHLVASNPSGAYVSRVAAVFANNGNGVRGDMQAVIKAILTDSEARAGDTNEGAEGGHLREGILYVANVIRGLGFVNSSSVGDYSALGNYSATLNERPYAAGSVFNFFPPDYVIPDSTINAPEFGQENTATGMLRLTLADNVVYNRISGFTGNLSATSGLGLTAANPANLVDSLGIVFMHGQMPATMRTAIINHIAGLTDMGQRVRVATYLIITSPQYKVLH, from the coding sequence ATGAGCCCTCGGGATCGTGAGGGAAAGATGCGGTCGTTTGTGGAGGTCGCTTTGACGAACAAGGGCGTATGGGTGGCACGGCTGAGCATGTGCGGGTTGGCTTCTCTTGGGTTGGCCGGGTGCAGCGGTTCGTCCGGATCGAGCAGTTCGACACCGACGAGTTCTGCCGTGACGGTTTCCGTGAGCGGGGCGAGTTCGGTGAGGCTTGGTTCGACGGTGCAGTTTGTCGCGACCGTGACGAACACCACCAACAGCGCCGTAACTTGGAAGGTGAATGGAGTTGCCGGAGGGGCTGCGGCTACGGGGACGATCTCGACGGCGGGCGTGTATACGCCTCCGCTTAGCCTGCCCGGCACGAATCCCGTGACGATCTCGGCGGCGAGTGTGGCGTCGCCGACGGCTTCAGGATCGGTGAGCGAGGCCATCTGGAATCCCGTTCCATCGGTTACTGCCGGGACTGCGACTCAGACCTCCCCGGGAACCTCCTACCTGCTCGACGTCGTTGGTGCGAACTTCGCTTCTGGGGCGACGATCCAGATTAACGGTGCCGCGGTCATGACGACGTACGTTTCTCCGACGGAGCTGCAGGCCGGCATCACGCTAACAGCGGGTGCGGCAACGGTACCGGTTACGGTCGTGAATCCTGACCCGGGATCGAGCAGCTCTGCGACGGTGCAGGCCTCGGTGACCTCGGTTGCCGCGTCGTTGACGGCGGCCGCGAGGCTTCTTGACCAGGCGACCTTCGGACCGACCCTCGCCGATATTCAGCATGTGCAGACCGTCGGGATCGGCGCGTACCTGACGGAGCAGTTCAACACGGCTCCGACGCTTCTGCCTGCGTTGTCTCTGGCCCCCAAGGCCATCTGCACCGCGACGAACCTGACGCCGTGTGAGCAGTCGGAGTGGTGGCAGGCTGCGCTGACTGGGCCTGACCAGCTGCGGCAGCGCGTGGCTCTTGCGCTCGCGGAGATCTTCGTTGTGTCGACCAATTCTGTGAACGCGCAGTCCGTCGTGACGTACCAGAACATGCTGGCGACAGACGCGTTTTCTAACTTTGCGACGATCATGAAGGACGTGACGGTTTCGACCGCTATGGGCGGCTATCTGAACATGCTACAAAGCAACAAGCCGGGAAACGGGCAGATTGCGAATGAGAACTTCGCGCGGGAAGAGATGCAGTTGTTTTCGGTGGGTCTGAACCTGCTGAACCAGGATGGGACGCCGCAACTGGATAGCACGGGGAATCCCATACCGACGTACACGGAGGCGCAGGTGCAGGCGTTCGCCCGCGCTTATACGGGATGGACCTATGCCACGGCGGCGGGTGGGGTTCCGACGAAGTTTCCGAACAACACGGCGAACTATGCGTTGCCCATGGTGGCGGTCGAAAGCGCGCACGATACGACGGCGAAGATGCTTCTGAACGGCACGGTACTGTCTGCCGGCGGAACTTCCCAGCAGGACCTGACAGGCGCGTTGGCGAACCTCTTCAGCCATCCGAATGTAGGGCCGTTCGTCTGCCGGCAGTTGATCCAGCATCTCGTCGCGAGCAATCCGAGCGGGGCGTATGTGTCGCGTGTGGCGGCTGTTTTCGCGAACAACGGCAACGGGGTGCGCGGCGATATGCAGGCTGTCATCAAGGCCATTCTGACCGACAGTGAAGCCAGGGCGGGAGACACGAACGAGGGTGCTGAGGGCGGGCACCTGCGCGAGGGAATCCTGTATGTCGCGAATGTGATCCGGGGTCTTGGCTTTGTGAACTCGAGTTCGGTGGGTGACTACTCTGCACTGGGCAATTATTCTGCGACGTTGAACGAAAGACCCTATGCGGCGGGGAGCGTCTTCAACTTCTTTCCTCCGGACTATGTGATTCCCGATTCGACGATCAATGCTCCGGAGTTTGGACAGGAGAACACCGCTACAGGGATGTTGCGGCTGACGCTCGCGGACAACGTGGTCTACAACCGCATCAGTGGATTTACAGGGAATCTATCGGCGACGAGCGGACTTGGACTGACGGCAGCAAACCCGGCGAACCTGGTCGACTCACTCGGAATCGTTTTCATGCATGGGCAGATGCCCGCGACGATGCGGACCGCGATTATCAACCACATCGCGGGGCTTACCGACATGGGTCAGAGGGTGCGCGTTGCCACCTATCTGATTATCACGTCGCCGCAGTACAAGGTTCTGCACTAG
- the hpnE gene encoding hydroxysqualene dehydroxylase HpnE: MDPGAGREDGAAAEGGSLSGREIIVVGAGVSGLNAASALVKAGERVTLLERREFVGGRAYSYKHPALEETVDSQHVLLGCCTNLIDFCHDAGLDGKIRWYDEQTFLEPGGRASTIALSGLPAPLHYAASFAKASMLTLADKASIARGLLGFARGNHEPDAGSIADWYKRTGQTAGAIRHFWEPIVLATLNDSSDNCSMKYGGKVFYELFLKTAYGGKLGIPTVPLSEFYGAGVARIEAQGGRVELGTSVEGLTQGPDGRWVIAAGAKTFVADDVVLALPFEQTTKLVRGMSLQGGEEVRTELLETMGRFVHAPFISILLWYDREITTLDHAWLLDTTIQWFFHKSRIRGTGGGSYVELVIAGSKTELPMSRAEILEPALVELARFFPGVREAKLLKSGILKEARATFSVTPGLDAVRPGQRTGLDGFYLAGDWTATDWPSTMEGAARSGRLAAGEVVGERDRFLMAEPDAEGFMRLFA; this comes from the coding sequence GTGGATCCTGGCGCAGGGCGCGAGGATGGCGCGGCGGCTGAAGGGGGCTCGTTGAGCGGGCGGGAGATCATTGTCGTTGGGGCGGGTGTGTCCGGTTTGAATGCCGCGAGCGCCCTGGTGAAGGCGGGAGAGCGCGTGACGCTGCTGGAGCGCCGCGAGTTCGTGGGCGGGCGAGCTTACTCGTACAAGCATCCGGCGCTCGAGGAGACGGTCGACTCGCAGCATGTGTTGCTTGGCTGCTGCACCAACCTGATCGACTTCTGTCATGACGCCGGACTCGATGGAAAGATTCGCTGGTACGACGAGCAGACCTTTCTGGAGCCGGGCGGGCGGGCCAGTACGATTGCGTTGAGCGGCTTGCCGGCTCCGCTGCACTATGCGGCGAGCTTCGCGAAGGCGAGTATGCTGACGCTGGCGGATAAGGCTTCGATTGCACGTGGCTTGCTGGGTTTCGCGCGAGGCAATCATGAGCCGGATGCCGGGTCGATCGCGGATTGGTACAAGCGGACGGGGCAGACGGCGGGGGCGATCCGGCACTTCTGGGAGCCGATCGTGCTGGCTACGCTGAATGACTCGTCCGACAACTGCTCCATGAAGTATGGCGGCAAGGTTTTCTACGAGCTGTTTCTGAAGACGGCATACGGCGGTAAGTTAGGGATTCCTACCGTTCCGCTGAGTGAGTTCTATGGCGCCGGCGTGGCGCGCATCGAGGCACAGGGGGGGCGGGTGGAGCTCGGGACCAGCGTGGAGGGCCTGACGCAGGGGCCGGATGGTCGCTGGGTAATCGCCGCGGGAGCGAAGACTTTTGTTGCGGATGACGTCGTGCTGGCGCTGCCGTTCGAACAGACGACAAAGCTGGTTCGCGGCATGTCGTTGCAGGGTGGCGAGGAGGTGCGGACGGAGCTGCTGGAGACGATGGGGCGCTTTGTGCATGCGCCGTTTATCTCCATTCTGCTTTGGTACGATCGGGAGATCACGACGCTCGACCATGCGTGGTTATTGGATACGACGATCCAGTGGTTCTTTCACAAGTCCCGGATTCGCGGGACGGGTGGAGGGAGTTATGTCGAACTGGTAATCGCCGGATCGAAGACGGAGCTGCCCATGAGCCGTGCGGAGATTCTGGAGCCTGCACTGGTGGAGCTGGCGCGGTTTTTCCCCGGGGTGCGGGAGGCGAAGCTGCTGAAGAGCGGCATCCTGAAGGAAGCACGGGCGACATTTTCGGTGACTCCGGGGCTGGATGCGGTGCGGCCTGGCCAGAGGACCGGGTTGGATGGGTTCTACCTGGCGGGGGATTGGACAGCTACGGACTGGCCTTCCACGATGGAGGGGGCGGCGCGGAGCGGAAGGCTGGCTGCGGGGGAAGTCGTCGGCGAACGCGATCGGTTTCTGATGGCGGAGCCGGATGCGGAAGGGTTCATGCGTCTGTTCGCGTAG
- a CDS encoding phytoene/squalene synthase family protein gives MTVEAAYAACRVIAKREAKNFYYSFRVLPQAKSDAMCAVYAFMRKADDLADDEAITLEARRVAMAAWLGAWRAARSGGATDDPVFIALSDAQTRFAISDELLEDLVRGTTLDLEAEQEGVAGIGVTSADEGVTTYQVYETFEGLYRYCYLVASVVGLVCIKVFGYSDPAAEKLAEETGIAFQLTNILRDVKEDAERGRVYLPLDDMKKAGADVEQIVIATEQGIVGRGVKFLVRCEGERAKEYYKSAEALLPMIDADSRAALWVMVTIYRKLLEKIAAKGYPVSERVSLPTVQKLWILAQGARMARRLKGAR, from the coding sequence GTGACCGTAGAGGCAGCGTACGCAGCGTGCAGGGTGATCGCCAAACGTGAGGCGAAGAACTTCTATTACTCGTTCCGGGTGCTTCCGCAGGCCAAGAGCGACGCGATGTGCGCGGTGTATGCGTTTATGCGCAAGGCGGATGATCTTGCCGATGATGAGGCGATCACGCTGGAGGCCCGGCGTGTGGCGATGGCGGCTTGGCTGGGGGCGTGGCGTGCGGCTCGCTCGGGTGGGGCGACCGACGATCCGGTGTTTATCGCGCTGAGCGATGCGCAGACGCGGTTCGCGATCTCGGACGAGTTGCTGGAGGATCTGGTGCGTGGAACGACGCTGGATCTCGAGGCAGAGCAGGAGGGCGTCGCCGGAATCGGCGTGACTTCTGCGGACGAGGGCGTAACGACGTACCAGGTATATGAGACCTTCGAGGGGCTCTATCGTTACTGCTACCTGGTGGCTTCAGTGGTTGGGCTAGTTTGTATCAAAGTATTTGGGTATTCGGATCCAGCGGCGGAGAAGCTGGCCGAAGAGACCGGGATTGCGTTTCAACTCACGAACATCCTGCGCGATGTGAAGGAGGATGCCGAGCGGGGAAGGGTGTATCTGCCGCTGGACGACATGAAGAAGGCTGGAGCAGACGTCGAGCAGATTGTCATCGCGACGGAGCAGGGCATTGTGGGGCGTGGGGTGAAGTTCCTGGTGCGGTGCGAGGGGGAGAGGGCGAAGGAGTACTACAAGTCCGCCGAGGCGCTGCTGCCGATGATCGATGCCGACAGCCGCGCGGCGCTTTGGGTGATGGTGACGATCTACCGGAAGTTGCTGGAGAAGATTGCTGCGAAGGGATATCCGGTGAGCGAGCGGGTGAGTCTGCCTACGGTGCAGAAGCTGTGGATCCTGGCGCAGGGCGCGAGGATGGCGCGGCGGCTGAAGGGGGCTCGTTGA
- the hpnC gene encoding squalene synthase HpnC yields the protein MIEAAVDHSLKQGPKAYWTPDERPTLDEANAWCKALTGSHYENFHVATFFLPKEVRPHFESIYAYCRVADDLGDEVADTETAKGLLTAFGEMLNECYDAPERSMHPIFVALRETVVACDLPREPFLDLLVAFQMDQVKTTYHNMGELMEYSRYSANPVGRLVLMVCGYREETLALLSDKVCTALQLANFWQDVVEDAERGRRYLPGEVMERCGVDEGQILGRVFTGEFALMMQSLVAETRAMLAEGGVISQHVDGELRVTLDLFRKGGEAILDGIEAQGYDVLRGRPVVTKAKKAMLLAGALWAKFWAGGKR from the coding sequence ATGATCGAGGCGGCTGTGGACCATAGTTTGAAGCAGGGGCCCAAGGCCTATTGGACGCCCGACGAGAGGCCAACGCTCGATGAGGCGAACGCGTGGTGCAAGGCGCTGACGGGCTCGCACTACGAGAACTTTCATGTGGCGACGTTTTTTCTCCCGAAAGAGGTGAGGCCGCACTTTGAGAGCATCTACGCGTATTGCCGGGTTGCGGACGACCTTGGTGACGAGGTTGCCGATACGGAGACGGCCAAGGGGCTGCTGACGGCCTTCGGCGAGATGCTGAACGAGTGCTACGACGCGCCGGAGCGGTCGATGCATCCGATCTTCGTGGCGCTGCGGGAGACGGTGGTCGCGTGCGATTTGCCTCGGGAGCCGTTTCTCGACCTGCTGGTGGCTTTCCAGATGGACCAGGTGAAGACCACCTATCACAATATGGGCGAGCTGATGGAGTACTCGCGCTACTCGGCCAACCCGGTGGGGCGGCTGGTGCTCATGGTGTGCGGGTATCGCGAGGAGACGCTTGCACTGCTGTCGGACAAGGTGTGCACGGCGTTGCAGTTGGCGAACTTCTGGCAGGACGTGGTCGAGGATGCGGAGCGCGGACGGCGGTATCTACCCGGCGAAGTGATGGAGCGGTGCGGCGTGGACGAGGGGCAGATCCTGGGGCGCGTGTTTACCGGGGAGTTTGCGCTGATGATGCAGAGCCTGGTGGCGGAGACGCGGGCCATGTTGGCCGAGGGTGGGGTCATCTCGCAGCATGTGGATGGTGAGCTGCGCGTGACGCTGGACCTGTTCCGCAAGGGCGGCGAGGCGATCCTCGATGGGATCGAAGCGCAGGGGTACGATGTGCTGCGCGGGCGCCCTGTGGTGACGAAGGCGAAGAAGGCGATGCTGCTGGCTGGGGCTCTGTGGGCCAAGTTCTGGGCTGGAGGCAAGCGGTGA
- a CDS encoding zinc-dependent alcohol dehydrogenase: MTAAVLHGKEDLRLEQVAMPVAGPGEVIVRVGAALTCGTDLKVYRRGYHAAMGKPPMLFGHELAGTIVELGSGVTAFSLGDRVNPLNSAPCDACYFCLHGQENLCEDLLFNNGAYAEYARIPARIVDKNMLRVPDDVPFEHAALTEPLACAVRGFEETGAKSGDSMIVIGAGPLGLMLMHVAEIAGVDVIAVVKRADQVEVAKVFGARQVVRVDEHDDVVAAARALTPGGRGADVVIEAVAVPQTWEWAVDMVRKGGVVNFFGGPPSGTKVQLDTNRLHYGDITLKASFHHTPATCRRAFGLVTSGRFKCAEYITGRIGLDGVPAEFPRMMARVSGVRDIKTAVFPGGVR, encoded by the coding sequence ATGACAGCGGCGGTACTGCATGGGAAGGAAGACCTGCGCCTGGAGCAGGTGGCGATGCCGGTAGCCGGTCCGGGCGAGGTCATCGTGCGTGTTGGCGCGGCTTTGACATGCGGAACGGACCTGAAGGTCTACCGCCGAGGCTACCACGCGGCGATGGGGAAGCCCCCGATGCTGTTTGGGCATGAACTCGCAGGGACGATTGTCGAGTTGGGTTCGGGGGTGACAGCTTTTTCGTTGGGAGACAGGGTGAATCCGCTGAACTCGGCTCCGTGCGACGCGTGCTACTTCTGTCTGCACGGGCAGGAGAATCTCTGCGAGGACCTTCTGTTCAACAACGGGGCCTATGCGGAGTATGCGCGGATTCCAGCCCGGATTGTGGACAAGAATATGCTGCGTGTGCCGGACGACGTTCCGTTTGAACATGCTGCTTTGACGGAGCCACTGGCCTGTGCGGTGCGTGGATTTGAAGAAACAGGGGCGAAGTCCGGGGATTCGATGATTGTGATCGGCGCTGGACCGCTTGGGTTGATGCTGATGCATGTCGCGGAGATCGCGGGCGTCGATGTGATCGCGGTCGTGAAGCGGGCGGACCAGGTGGAGGTGGCGAAGGTTTTTGGCGCACGCCAGGTGGTGAGGGTGGACGAGCATGACGACGTCGTCGCGGCGGCTCGCGCGCTGACTCCAGGTGGGCGTGGCGCAGATGTCGTGATCGAGGCCGTGGCGGTGCCGCAGACGTGGGAGTGGGCGGTCGATATGGTGCGGAAGGGTGGCGTGGTGAACTTCTTCGGAGGGCCGCCGTCGGGGACGAAGGTGCAACTCGATACGAATCGGCTGCATTATGGGGACATTACGCTGAAGGCCAGTTTCCATCACACGCCGGCGACGTGCCGGAGGGCATTCGGGCTGGTGACGAGCGGCAGGTTCAAGTGCGCGGAGTACATTACGGGACGGATCGGGCTGGATGGCGTGCCGGCGGAGTTTCCGCGGATGATGGCGCGTGTGAGCGGCGTGCGGGATATCAAGACGGCGGTATTTCCGGGTGGGGTGCGATGA